The DNA segment AAGACAGGCAGCGGCGAAGACGGTTTGGCACCAGTGTGCCGGAACAAATTGCCGCCTGCAGTTGTTGACTTTTATTTCGGAGACGTTGCGCGATGAGAGACCTCTCTGCAGGTCCACGCGTCCTGCTCAAGCGGTTGCGCGAACTGATGGCGGAACCGCTCGAGCCGCAGGATCGCCTTGACCAGATTGTTCGCCAGATTGCGCAGAACATGGTCGCAGAAGTGTGTTCGGTCTACGTGCTGCGCTCCGACGGCGTGCTCGAACTCTATGCCACGGAAGGCCTCAACAAGGACGCCGTGCATCTGGCGCAATTGAAGATGGGGCAGGGCCTCGTCGGCACGATCGCGGCATCCGCCCGTCCGCTCAATCTTTCGGACGCGCAGGCGCATCCGGCCTTTACCTACCTTCCGGAAACCGGCGAAGAAATCTATCACTCGTTCCTCGGCGTGCCGATCCTGCGCACCGGCCGCTCTCTCGGCGTTCTCGTCGTGCAGAACAAGGCAAGCCGCACCTATCGCGACGACGAAGTCGAGGCGATGGAAACGACGGCGATGGTGCTGGCCGAGATGGTGGCGACCGGCGAGCTGAAGAAGCTCACGCGTCCGGGGCTGGAACTCGACCTTTCGCGGCCGGTGACGATCGACGGCTCGAGCTTCAACGACGGGATCGGCCTCGGTTATGTCGTGCTGCATGAGCCGCGCATCGTCGTCACCAATCTCCTGAACGACGATACCGACCATGAGCTTGGCCGGCTGGCCGAAGCCTTGGGATCGCTGCGGATCTCGATCGACGACATGCTGTCGCGCCGCGACGTATCCATGGAAGGCGAACACCGCGCGGTTCTGGAAGCCTACCGGATGTTTGCGCATGATCGCGGCTGGGTCAGAAAGCTCGAGGAGGCGATCCGCAACGGCCTGACGGCGGAAGCGGCGGTCGAACGCGTGCAGAGCGAAACCAAGGCAAGGATGATCCGCCTGACGGATCCTTACCTGCGCGAGCGCATGCATGATTTCGACGATCTCGCCAACCGGCTGCTCAGGCAGCTGACCGGCTATGGCGCGAAAATGTCGGCGACGGATTTTCCCAACGACGCGATCGTCGTGGCGCGCGCCATGGGGGCAGCCGAACTGCTCGATTATCCCCGCGAAAATGTGCGCGGCCTGGTGCTCGAAGATGGAGCCGTCACCAGCCATGTGGTGATCGTGGCGCGCGCCATGGGTATTTCGGTGGTGGGCCAGGCGGCGGGTGTGGTGGCGCTGGCTGAAAATGGCGACGCCATCATCGTCGATGGCGACGATGCCAAGGTGCATTTGCGGCCGATGGCCGACCTGCAGCGGGCGTATGAGGAAAAGGTCAGGCTGCGGGCGCGCAAGCAGGAGCAGTTCAAGGCGCTGCGCGGCGTCGAGCCGGTGACGCTGGACGGCAAGCGGATCAAGCTGCAGATGAATGCCGGCCTTCTGGTCGATCTGCCGCAGCTGGCTGAATCCGGCGCCGAGGGCATCGGCCTGTTCCGCACCGAGCTGCAGTTCATGATCGCATCGACCATGCCGAAAATGGAAGAGCAGGAGCTGTTCTACCGCAACGTCATGAAACAGGCGGCAGGCAAGCCGGTGACGTTCCGTACGCTCGATATCGGCGGCGACAAGGTCGTGCCCTATTTCCGCGCGGCGGAAGAGGAAAACCCGGCGCTCGGCTGGCGGGCGATCCGCCTGTCGCTTGACCGTCCCGGCCTTTTGCGCACGCAATTGCGCGCCATGCTTAGGGCGTCTGCGGGCCAGGAACTGCGCATCATGCTGCCGATGGTGACGGAGGTCTCCGAGCTGCGCACGGTGCGCGAGCTGCTGCAGAAGGAAATCCAGCGGCAGTCGAAGATCGGCGAGCAATTGCCGCGCAAGCTGCAATTCGGCGCCATGCTGGAAGTGCCGGCACTGTTGTGGCAGCTGGACGAGCTGATGGACGAGGTGGATTTCGTCTCGGTCGGCTCCAACGACCTGTTCCAGTTCTCGATGGCGGTCGATCGCGGCAATGCGCGGGTGTCCGACCGGTTCGACGTGCTCGGCCGGCCGTTCCTGCGCATCCTGCGCGACATCGTGCGGGCGGGGGAACGCAACGACACCTCGGTGACGCTGTGCGGCGAGATGGCCAGCAAGCCGCTCTCGGCAATGGCGCTGCTCGGCATCGGCTACCGCTCCGTCTCGATGTCGCCGACGGCGGTCGGGCCGGTCAAGGCGATGCTCCTGGCCCTCGACATCGACAAGCTCTCGGCCATGCTGCACGCGGCGCTGGACGACAAGCGCGACCACACGCCGGTGCGCGATCTTCTGGTGGAGTTTGCGGCGCAGACTGGGGTTCCGTTGTAGGGCCGCATTGGCCGCACCCACCCCCCTCTGTCGGCGACGCCGACATCTCCCCCGCAAGGGGGGAGATTGGCCGCTGGCATTGTGCATCCCTGACTTTGATGTAGATAGGGAAAAGAATGATCTCCCCCCTTGAGGGGGAGATGTCACATTCGTGACAGAGGGGGGTAAGCCTCCACGAATTCAGACAGAATAATGGACGGACGCGCGAAGCAGCTGTCCCCACGGAGTACACATTGGCAACCTTACCTGTTGAAAAGATGCGCGAGCTGGAGCGGCGGTTTTCCGAGATCGAGGCGCGGATGGCCGAGGGGCCGGCGGCGGATGTTTATGTGAAGCTGGCGTCGGAATATTCCGAGCTGCAGCCGGTGGTGACGAAAATCCGGCTGTACGAGAAGGCGCAGGCCGAGCTTGCCGACGTCAACACGCTTTTGACTGCGAGGGATACCGACCGCGAGATGCGCGATCTCGCCGAGATGGAAAAGCCTGACATTGAGGAGCGGATCGAAAACCTCGAGCAGGAGATGCAGATCCTGCTCCTGCCGAAGGACGCGGCCGACGAGAAGAGTGCGATCCTGGAAATCCGCGCCGGGACCGGCGGATCGGAAGCGGCACTGTTTGCCGGCGATCTCTTCCGGATGTATGAGCGCTATGCTGCGGGCAAGGGCTGGAAGGTCGAGGTGCTTTCGGCCAGCGACGGCGATGCCGGGGGTTTCAAGGAAATCATTGCGACCGTGACCGGGCGCGGCGTGTTTTCCAAGCTGAAATTCGAATCCGGCGTGCACCGGGTGCAGCGCGTGCCCGACACGGAAACGCAAGGGCGTATCCATACCTCTGCTGCGACCGTCGCGGTTTTGCCGGAGGCCGAGGATATCGACATCGAGATCCGTCAGGAAGATATCCGGATCGACACGATGCGCTCGTCGGGCGCCGGCGGCCAGCATGTCAACACGACGGATTCGGCTGTGCGCATTACCCATATGCCATCCGGTATCGTCGTCACGTCATCGGAAAAATCGCAGCACCAGAACCGCGCCAAGGCCATGCAGGTGCTGCGTTCGCGGCTCTACGACATGGAGCGGCAAAAGGCCGACAGCGAACGCTCGGCCTCGCGCAAGAGCCAGGTCGGGTCGGGCGACCGCTCCGAGCGCATCCGCACCTATAATTTCCCGCAGGGGCGCGTGACAGACCACCGCATCAACCTGACGCTCTACAAGATCGACCGGATGATGATGGGCGAAATCGACGAAGTGGTGGATGCGCTTCTGGCCGATTACCAGGCCGATCAGCTGGCGCAGCTGGGCGAGGTCAAGGGATGACCGATACGCTCGACAGCCTGTTTGCCGAGGCGCGGTCGCGGTTTCTGCGGGCGCATATCGGCGAGGCGGCGCTCGACGCGCGGGTGCTGATTTCCGGCCTGCTCGACCTGCCGGCCGTGGCCTTCATGACGCGCGGCGAAGAGATCGTGTCGCCGAAGGATGCGCAGCGCATTCGCGATGCCATCGAGCGGCGGGCAGCGCACGAGCCGGTTCACCGCATTCTCGGGAGCCGCGAATTCTATGGCCTGACGCTCTGCATGTCGCCTGACACGCTGGAGCCACGCCCGGATTCGGAAATGATCGTTGAGGGGCTTGTTCCTTTCGCTCAGCGGTTTGTGGAGCAGAAGGGGTCCTGCCATCTGATCGATCTGGGCACCGGCACGGGGGCGATCTGCCTGGCGCTGCTGAGCGCCGTGCCGCAGGCAACAGGCGTCGGGTCCGATCTTTCTACAGGCGCCGTTGCAATGGCGAGGGCCAATGCCGAACGCAACGGCTTGAGTGAGCGCTTTGCCGGCGTTGAAAGCGACTGGTTTTCGACGATTGCCGGCAAGTTCGACATCATCGTGTCAAATCCACCCTATATACGCACCAGCGTGGTGGCATCGCTGGCGCCCGAAGTGCGCGATCATGATCCGGCGCTGGCACTTGACGGCGGCGCCGATGGTCTGGATGCCTATCGCACCATTGCCGCCCATGCTGCGCGCCATCTGGCTGAGGACGGCATTGTCGGGGTGGAAATCGGCTACGACCAGTTGCAGGTGGTCGGTCAGATTTTCGAGGAGGAGGGCTTTAGCGTGATCGACCGGGTGAAGGACCTCGGCGGAAACGACCGCGCCATCCTCTTCACTTTCGGGCGGTAACCCCTGTAAACCGGCGGTTATTGCGATGTTCTTTTTCGAAACCGTGAAGAAAAGGCTTGGAATCGCACAGGAAGCGGGCTAGGTTCCTCTCACGCACTGGGCAGAAGGTCAAAGATCAGAGATTCGTTCCGGTCAGACCTTGCCGCGGGGATTACTCTCAAAAAAGAGTTGCTAGGGTTCGACAGTGCCTGGTGCGGGTACCTGTTAATTTGACTTTAACCAGCGACGGTACCGTCAAAAGGCGGTTGGGTCGCGGCGCGTGTCTGCTTGATGCGGAATCCGTTGAGACGGAATTCCTGGCAAGCCGCGACGCCACAAGATCATCAATATCAAGAGAATCCAGGTGAGTGAACGATGAGGCCAGGACAGCAGAACAAGCGCGGCCGTGGGCGTAACAACAACAATACCAGCAGCAACAACAATGGTGGCGGTGGTAACAACAATAACAATCATAACCGGAAGGGTTCCAACCCGCTGACCCGGACCTATGACAGTTCCGGCCCGGACGTGAAGATCCGCGGCACAGCCCAGCACATTGCCGAGAAATATTCGACGCTCGCGCGCGACGCGCAGAGCTCCGGCGACCGTGTCGTGGCAGAAAACTACCTGCAGCACGCTGAACACTATAACCGCATCATTGCAGCCGCACAGGCGCAGATGCAGGAACGTTTCCAGCGCGACGATCGTGGCGACTATAACGAGCGCAACGAATTCCAGGATCGCGACGGCAACGAGCGCGACGACGATCTGGACCAGAACGACAGCGATGAAAATTCCGTCGGTCAGGACCAGCAGGTCGAGCAGGAGCGCCATCACCAGCAGGCCGAACGCCAGCAGCGGCAGCAACGCCAGCAGCCGGAAGGCGAGCGCCAGCAGCCGCAGGCCGAACAGCAGGACCGCCAGCGCCAGCCCGATCAGGAGCGTCCGCGCCAGGATCGCCAGCAGCGGCAGGACCGCCCGCGCCCGCCGCGTCCCGAACGCAGCGAGCAGCCGCGTTCCGAGCAGGCTCGCCCCGATCTCGCGCCGCAGCCGGTGATCGACGGTTCCGGCCCGCAGCCGGTCATCGAAGGCACGCCGGTCGAGGTTTCGCTGGAGGAGGAGGCACCGACGGGCCGCGCTCCGACACGCCGCCGCACCGCGCCTCGCCCCCGCCGCCAGCCGCGCCGCGGCGAAGCCGGTGGTGACGATGCTGCTGCAGATGCAGGCACCGACGGTGAAAAGGGCGGCGACGCGCCGGCCCTGGAGCCCGTTGCGACGGAATGATCTTTAAACAGCTGCCGGAAGGTGGCTTTTAGACGACTATGTTGAAAAACCCGGCCACTTTGAACACGCCCTCGAAAGTATAACTTTCTATGGTTCGTTCAAAATGGCCGGGTTTTTACGTGTCAGTTTTGTGCGTTTCGGCCTTCGCCCAGCCGGGCGAGACGATTACTTCTTTTTGAAGGCCTTGATCAGATCCGAGGCGGCAAAGTCCTGGGCGCGCCGCGCATCATCAAGCACTGCGTCCATTCCAAAGAATTCGTGCGTGACGCCTTGGTTGTTCATGTAGGTCGTTGCGACGCCTGCCGCCTTCAGCTTTTCGGCCAACATGACGCCATCTGACATCAACGGATCGATTTCGGCTGTGATGACGGTTGCCGGGGGAAGGCCCTTGAGATCCGCTTTGGTCGTCAGATTGAGCTTCGGATCCATCGCATCTTCCGGCTTGGCCAGCACTTTCGAGACGAACCAACCCATGG comes from the Pararhizobium qamdonense genome and includes:
- the ptsP gene encoding phosphoenolpyruvate--protein phosphotransferase — translated: MRDLSAGPRVLLKRLRELMAEPLEPQDRLDQIVRQIAQNMVAEVCSVYVLRSDGVLELYATEGLNKDAVHLAQLKMGQGLVGTIAASARPLNLSDAQAHPAFTYLPETGEEIYHSFLGVPILRTGRSLGVLVVQNKASRTYRDDEVEAMETTAMVLAEMVATGELKKLTRPGLELDLSRPVTIDGSSFNDGIGLGYVVLHEPRIVVTNLLNDDTDHELGRLAEALGSLRISIDDMLSRRDVSMEGEHRAVLEAYRMFAHDRGWVRKLEEAIRNGLTAEAAVERVQSETKARMIRLTDPYLRERMHDFDDLANRLLRQLTGYGAKMSATDFPNDAIVVARAMGAAELLDYPRENVRGLVLEDGAVTSHVVIVARAMGISVVGQAAGVVALAENGDAIIVDGDDAKVHLRPMADLQRAYEEKVRLRARKQEQFKALRGVEPVTLDGKRIKLQMNAGLLVDLPQLAESGAEGIGLFRTELQFMIASTMPKMEEQELFYRNVMKQAAGKPVTFRTLDIGGDKVVPYFRAAEEENPALGWRAIRLSLDRPGLLRTQLRAMLRASAGQELRIMLPMVTEVSELRTVRELLQKEIQRQSKIGEQLPRKLQFGAMLEVPALLWQLDELMDEVDFVSVGSNDLFQFSMAVDRGNARVSDRFDVLGRPFLRILRDIVRAGERNDTSVTLCGEMASKPLSAMALLGIGYRSVSMSPTAVGPVKAMLLALDIDKLSAMLHAALDDKRDHTPVRDLLVEFAAQTGVPL
- a CDS encoding DUF4167 domain-containing protein; protein product: MRPGQQNKRGRGRNNNNTSSNNNGGGGNNNNNHNRKGSNPLTRTYDSSGPDVKIRGTAQHIAEKYSTLARDAQSSGDRVVAENYLQHAEHYNRIIAAAQAQMQERFQRDDRGDYNERNEFQDRDGNERDDDLDQNDSDENSVGQDQQVEQERHHQQAERQQRQQRQQPEGERQQPQAEQQDRQRQPDQERPRQDRQQRQDRPRPPRPERSEQPRSEQARPDLAPQPVIDGSGPQPVIEGTPVEVSLEEEAPTGRAPTRRRTAPRPRRQPRRGEAGGDDAAADAGTDGEKGGDAPALEPVATE
- the prfA gene encoding peptide chain release factor 1, with the translated sequence MATLPVEKMRELERRFSEIEARMAEGPAADVYVKLASEYSELQPVVTKIRLYEKAQAELADVNTLLTARDTDREMRDLAEMEKPDIEERIENLEQEMQILLLPKDAADEKSAILEIRAGTGGSEAALFAGDLFRMYERYAAGKGWKVEVLSASDGDAGGFKEIIATVTGRGVFSKLKFESGVHRVQRVPDTETQGRIHTSAATVAVLPEAEDIDIEIRQEDIRIDTMRSSGAGGQHVNTTDSAVRITHMPSGIVVTSSEKSQHQNRAKAMQVLRSRLYDMERQKADSERSASRKSQVGSGDRSERIRTYNFPQGRVTDHRINLTLYKIDRMMMGEIDEVVDALLADYQADQLAQLGEVKG
- the prmC gene encoding peptide chain release factor N(5)-glutamine methyltransferase, which produces MTDTLDSLFAEARSRFLRAHIGEAALDARVLISGLLDLPAVAFMTRGEEIVSPKDAQRIRDAIERRAAHEPVHRILGSREFYGLTLCMSPDTLEPRPDSEMIVEGLVPFAQRFVEQKGSCHLIDLGTGTGAICLALLSAVPQATGVGSDLSTGAVAMARANAERNGLSERFAGVESDWFSTIAGKFDIIVSNPPYIRTSVVASLAPEVRDHDPALALDGGADGLDAYRTIAAHAARHLAEDGIVGVEIGYDQLQVVGQIFEEEGFSVIDRVKDLGGNDRAILFTFGR